The following proteins are co-located in the Calliphora vicina chromosome 2, idCalVici1.1, whole genome shotgun sequence genome:
- the LOC135950787 gene encoding uncharacterized protein LOC135950787 yields the protein MDVTKRNQVVRRNKYCHNCLARTHLAQNCSSPDTCLKCALPHHTLLHPNHHQRDQPPRRSVHQRVGQRNGVSKRPNKRTQTGASKPKPLQEPTDRNQPNQKILSEAIRSLAAVLCATTKTT from the coding sequence ATGGATGTTACTAAACGTAACCAAGTTGTTCGGCGAAACAAATATTGCCATAATTGCTTGGCACGTACACATCTGGCCCAAAATTGTAGTAGCCCTGATACTTGCTTAAAATGTGCGTTACCGCATCATACATTACTCCATCCTAACCATCATCAGCGAGATCAACCGCCAAGACGATCGGTGCATCAACGTGTTGGTCAACGAAATGGTGTATCAAAGAGGCCAAACAAAAGGACACAAACGGGTGCAAGCAAACCTAAGCCACTACAAGAGCCCACAGATAGAAATCAGCCTAATCAAAAAATATTGTCGGAAGCAATTCGTTCTCTAGCTGCGGTCTTGTGTGCTACTACCAAAACAACCTAA